The stretch of DNA AATTTGTAAAAAATGTAAGATTCAAACCTTATTTAACGCGTTTTTTACAAGATTCACAAACGTTCCAACTCACATTTGTGAAATGGATTCCTCGTACACAAAATAAAGCAGCGAATCAATTAGCTCAAAATACTTTATTTAAAGTGCTCAATCAGTCATAACATTAAAATAGCCACTTCAGGTGTCTTATTCAAATCAAGTCACACCGAGTGGCTATTTTTCATGTTTATAAATTTAAAATATATTGTTTTGAAACGAAAAGTTCATGTTGGTCTAAAACAGAGAGAACATGATTTAATTCTACTTGATGTGCCATTTGTTCGAATAAGTTTGAAATCGACAATGGGACATGGCATTCGATAGTTGCAAGTTGTTTCGATAAATGAAGTGATGTTAAATCCTGAGTGATTTTCTTTTGCTGAGCTGCTGTGAGAGCGGAGAGATTATCGACAACTTCTTCTACTGAGCCATATTGTTGTATCAATTTAATTGCTGTTTTTTCACCTATCCCTTTTACGCCGGGATAACCATCTGCACTATCCCCCATAAATGCTTTTACATCAATGAGTTGACTAGGCTGTAATCCATATTCTTGCTCGAACCGTTGAAGGTCATATTTGTGATATTCGTTAAATCCTTTTTTTATTAACCAAACAGAGACCTGATCGTTTACACATTGTAACAAATCGCGATCTCCGGTAATGATATAGACTCGGTGATCCGACGACTGTGCATATGCATGTGAGAGCGTACCAATGATATCGTCAGCCTCATAGTTTTCAACCCCTACATTTAAAAAGCCTAATGCATTTGAAATGTGTTGAACTTGTCCAAATTGAGGAATCAGTTCTTCAGGAGGTGCAGGTCTATTTTGCTTGTAACCGTCAAACATTGTATTACGAAAAGTCGTTTTCCCCATATCCCAACAGACAGCAATGTGTGTTGGCTCAATGTCTCTTATAGCACTATACACATGTCTGACAAAACCTTGAGTCCCATTTGTAGGAACGCCTGTTGTATTACGCATGAAATTTTTGTGTACGCTCGTCGCATAAAAATGGCGAAATAATAGTGCCATACCATCGATAAGTAAAAGTTTCTGTGTCATGTTTTCAATCCTTTAATTTTAATAAACGTGTTAATTTCGGTGTTTCATTTTGCAATTGTTGAATTAATGGCGCATCGATTTTTACAGCTAATGTCGTATCGATTTCGTGTCTCGCTATCGACTCGATTTGTTCAAGCTTCTCAAGCGCTCCCGCTGTTAATTTTGTTAACATTTCTTCGAGTGCATAACGCAAATCAGCCAATTTTGGTTGTAATAATGCAATCGTCTCATCTTTAATCATACTTTGTATTTGTTTTTGAACGTGGGGCTGTAAAATATTTTTCTTGGTGAGTTGTTTCGGTAAACCATTTAACATTTCTTCCAATGCCAAATTTAAATAAGGTGTTTCTACATTTGCAACGTCAACGGGTTCGATCTCTGGGAGCAAAATGTGATATTGCTGGAATGACTTGATTTTAGGCGCTGTTTCTTGTTGGAGTGCTTGATTAAAATAATATTTAATTCTTTCCATAAGCAGTGTCTGTTCTAAATACAATTTTTGCTGTATTTGATTTAAAAATATTTTTGTAGATAATCGGATTTCTTCATTAAAGTTTGATGTATTGGTCATTTGTGAATTATAAACAGCTTTAACATCATCCAACAATTGAATCTTTAAACGTTCATTCAGATGGTACATTTGATCTTCAATTTCATTGATTATTTTTTGTTGAATTGTATCCAACTGTTGAGGATTAAAAAGCGCTTTTTGTCGCATTTGTCGTAGCGCGTGTTGATTACGTTCTATTTTTTCTGCGTTTGAAATATGATTGTGGATCATCTCGTTGTACGACTGTTGAATGAAGCGGAACTGGTCATATATTTTCAATTCTAGGAGATGCTTAGAAGCAACTTCTGAAAAATGGTTGATGCTCGCTTTTAGCTGTGCAATGCCATCATCATGACCTTTTGTTAATGCGAGTCGACTCGATACGTCAAAAATTTCAGGTTCTAACTGTAATTGTTTGAGCGCATCAGTGACGTATTGATAAACTGCTGTTTTTTCTTTTTCGTTTTCAGCCAAATCGGTGGC from Staphylococcus lutrae encodes:
- a CDS encoding 5'-3' exonuclease translates to MTQKLLLIDGMALLFRHFYATSVHKNFMRNTTGVPTNGTQGFVRHVYSAIRDIEPTHIAVCWDMGKTTFRNTMFDGYKQNRPAPPEELIPQFGQVQHISNALGFLNVGVENYEADDIIGTLSHAYAQSSDHRVYIITGDRDLLQCVNDQVSVWLIKKGFNEYHKYDLQRFEQEYGLQPSQLIDVKAFMGDSADGYPGVKGIGEKTAIKLIQQYGSVEEVVDNLSALTAAQQKKITQDLTSLHLSKQLATIECHVPLSISNLFEQMAHQVELNHVLSVLDQHELFVSKQYILNL